GACAGTGAGCCGATGGCGGTCTGCTATGTGGATATCGATAATTTTAAACCGTATAACGACCATTATGGTTTTTCTCAGGGTGATGAGGTTATCTTGATGGTTGCCAGGGTGATTGTTAACGTCATCGATCAAGTTGCACGGCAACGGAGTTTTGTTGGTCATGTTGGCGGAGATGATTATGTCTTTATCGTGCCGGAGTTTAAAATGGTTGAGGTCTGTGAGAAGGTGTTAGCTAACTTCGAAGCGGTTCGTAACCTGTTTATTGCACCTGAAGATGTGAAGAAAGGCGGGTTTGTCGAGAAGGACCGCCAAGGCCGAGAGACCAGGTTTGGTTTGTTGAGTATTTCAATTGCAGTCATTCCCACCGGACATGGGAAATTTCAACACTCAGGCCAGGTAGCAGCTGTGGCCACGCAGATTAAACACAAGGTCAAGGCCTTGGATGGCAACAATTATTTGATCGACCGTCGAGAAGGCTATTTCCCGGATTAACTTCGGTATTCACCCTACGTAATTATCGTTCTTCTTTTACTTCATCACAGACAGACATCCCCCATGATTGGTATATTTGATTCAGGCGTTGGCGGCATGACCGTCGCCCATGCCGTAGAAAAGGCGTTACCCGGTTACGATTTGGTGTATTTTGGTGATCTCGCCCGCACGCCCTATGGTTCAAAAAGTCCTGAGACCATACGTCGTTATGCTCAGCAGAATATTGATTTTTTGATCGGCAAGGGGGCTCGTTTGATTATTATTGCCTGTAACTCTGCGGCCTCTGTGACAACTGAGGAGATGCTTGGCCAGTATGAGCTGCCGATTTTTGATGTGATAAATCCTGCGGTAACCCGGGTGGTTGAGATTGTTCGTCAGGCCGGGAAAAAGATGAAAGTTGGCATTATCGGGACCAGGGCTACAGTTAAAAGCGGTGTTTATGCCCGCAAGATCGAGAGTATTGTTCCTGAGTGTCGGGTGATATCGCAGGAGTGCCCCCTTCTTGTGCCGTTGGTGGAGGAGGGGTGGCTTGATAAACGCGAGACCAAGATGATTCTGCGTCGCTATCTCCATCCCTTGCGGATTCATCAAGTCGATGCCTTGGTGTTGGGATGCACTCATTACCCTTTGCTGAAGAACCTTGTCGCTCCGCGGATTGGCAAAAAAGTCAGGATTATCGACTCGTCTGAGGAAGTATCGGCTTGTCTGCGAGAGTATCTTTTGTCTCATCCCGAGCTGGACCGCACTTTGTCGCGTGGCGGCGAGAATCGGTTTTATGTCTCCGATGTCACTGATGCCGCAGTGGCGACAGCGGCTAAGATATTTGGTCGGCGGATTGATTTGATCAGGACGTAACCATTGCAAGGCAGTTGAAGGTTAACAGTTGTCGGTTTACGGTTAAAAGACTCGCGATGAGTCATGATTTCAGTGGGTGATCCACTATCAACCGCCAATTGAAACCAGAGTTATTAATCGATATCGTAATTTCTTGTGGTGTAAGGGTATAGGGCGACTTCCCGTCTGCTGTGTTTAATTTTCTATAGGTGTATCAAAATGATGAGTTCGATCCGTTATGGCGTTATTTTCTTTCTGGTTATGGTGTGGCAGGCATTATTGTGTCCTCGTGCACTGGCCGTTGATGCAGATTTATCGCCGCAGGATGTGGCCAAGAAAATTCAGGCGACCTATGCTGCAACCAAGACCCTTCACGCCGAGTTCAAACAGACAACGTACAGTAAGATGAGCGCCAGGGAACGACTGGGTGCAGGGACAATGATTCTGGCTAAACCGGGTTTGATGCGCTGGGATTATACCGAGCCGGATCAACAGGTCTTTGTCTGTGACGGGGAAAAAATCTCAATGTACTTCGCTAAGGAAAAGCAGATGATGGTTACCCCGGCCAAAGAGTATTTGGAGTCTGATGTGACCTATGCTTTTTTTACCGGAAAGGGTGATATTCAGCGGGATTTTGTGGTGACCGGCCCGGAAGAGGAGGATCTTGCCCAACCGCAGGAGACCTATGAACTTAAGCTCACCCCTAAACAGGGCCATCCCCAGATTGATTTCATCTCCTTGTGGGTAGGCCGGAAAAGTTTTTTAATGACCCGACTTAAGGTTACAGATAAATTCGGGACGGTGACTGATTTGGTTTTTTCCAAGCTGAGCATCAATCAGGAGGTCCCGGCGTCAAATTTCCATTTTACTCCGCCTAACGGCACAGAAATTATAGACAAATGAGAATCGCCATCCTGTCTGACACTCATGACAATATTCCCAACCTGCGGGCGGCCGTAACCTACTGCACCGCTTACGGGGTCAGCGCTATCATTCATTGCGGCGATTTGATTTCGCCATTTATGCTTCCGGTGCTGGCAGAGTTCGGGGGGGCGGTGCACTTGATTTACGGGAATAACGCCGGTGATCAGCATCTGATCTCCCAGCGTTGCGGTACGGCGCTGCCAACGTTGACCCACCATGGGGTGCTTGGGGCTATTGAAGCGGGGGGGCTTAAGATTGCATTTACCCACTATCCGGAGATGGCACGGGGGTTGGCCTGTCAAGGGCGGTTTGATGTCGTCTGCTGCGGCCATAACCATTGCTATGGCGTTGAGCGTCATGGCGATTGTCTGCTGATCAATCCTGGAGAGTTGTTGGGAGCTGAGGTCGATCCCCCGTGTTTCGCCATTTTAGAATCAGCCACCAAGGAAGTAGAGCGAGTGGAGATTGCCAACAGCAGGTCGCAAGGAAAGTCATCTGCGTGAATTTAAAGGGATGGGTGCTCTATCCCTGTTAACCAGTCTTGAAGAGGAAGACGATTATGACTGAAGAGTTAAGTTTTGCCCAAATGTTTGATGAGAGTTCTGCTAAGCCGACGACCTTTGAAGCTGGCCAGAAGGTGTCAGCCACTGTGGTCCGGATCAGTAAGGAGTGGGTTTTTATCGACCTGGGCGGTAAGAGTGAAGGATATTTCGCCTTGAGCGAGGTGGTTGGGCCTGAGGGTGAGGTTACCATTAAAGACGGGGACCAGATTGCGGCATATTTTCTGGGCAGCGGCAAGGGTGGAATGCAGTTTACCACCAGACTGGGCAAAGGAAGCGAGGCCAATGCTCATCTTGAGGAGGCATATCGTGGCGGCATCCCGGTGGAAGGGCTGGTGGAGAAGGAGATTAAGGGTGGCTACGATATCAAGATTGCTGGCAGCACCCGGGCCTTTTGTCCATTTTCACAGATCGGTCTGGGCCGGATCGACAGCGAGGCCGTGGTCGGTCGGAATTTGGCCTTCCGGATCATTGAGTTCGGTGAGAAGGGCAGAAATATTATTGTATCCCATCGTTCTATCCTGGAGGAGGAGCGGAGGATCAATGCGGCGCGTCTTCGTGAGTCGTTGACCGAGGGCGCGGTAGTCAGTGGAACCGTCACCTCTATCCGTAATTTTGGCGCCTTTGTCGATATTGGTGGGATTGAAGGTCTGCTGCCGGTGTCGGAGATTGCCTGGGGTCATATCGATGATATTAACGAGCGTCTGCGGGTTGGCCAGCATCTGGAGGTGGTGGTGATGAAGCTCGATTGGGAGAAAGAGCGGTTCTCCTTCAGCCTCAAGAATGCTCAGACCGATCCCTGGTCGATGGTGACGGTCAACTATCCGGAAGGGTCGGTGCATCTAGCCAGAATTGCACGGCTTGCTAATTTTGGCGCCTTTGCCACCCTTGGTGAGGGGGTTGACGGGTTGCTTCACATCTCAGCGCTGGGGCGTGGCCGTCGGATTAATCACCCCCGCGAGGTTGTGCAGGAAGGTCAGGAGGTCGAGGTCAGGGTCGACGCGATCAATCTTGACGAGCGGCGAATCTCTCTTTCTCTTGCCGCGACTGACGTTCATGAGGGTTCATCCCCAGAGAGTGGCAAGGAGCAGGCCGAGGATAAGGAGAACCGTCAGGAGTTCAAGCACTACCTGCAGGAGAAGCGAGGCGCTAAGAAGGATTCAATGGGAACCTTGGGTGAATTGTTGGCCGCGCGCTTTAAGAAGTAAGGAGTTTCTGCTGTGACGAAGTCCTTCTTGTTCCGGTTAATTGTCAGTTTTTTGGCTGGTGTCGGACTGGTTTCCTGTG
This Desulfobulbaceae bacterium DNA region includes the following protein-coding sequences:
- the murI gene encoding glutamate racemase, encoding MIGIFDSGVGGMTVAHAVEKALPGYDLVYFGDLARTPYGSKSPETIRRYAQQNIDFLIGKGARLIIIACNSAASVTTEEMLGQYELPIFDVINPAVTRVVEIVRQAGKKMKVGIIGTRATVKSGVYARKIESIVPECRVISQECPLLVPLVEEGWLDKRETKMILRRYLHPLRIHQVDALVLGCTHYPLLKNLVAPRIGKKVRIIDSSEEVSACLREYLLSHPELDRTLSRGGENRFYVSDVTDAAVATAAKIFGRRIDLIRT
- the rpsA gene encoding 30S ribosomal protein S1, which translates into the protein MTEELSFAQMFDESSAKPTTFEAGQKVSATVVRISKEWVFIDLGGKSEGYFALSEVVGPEGEVTIKDGDQIAAYFLGSGKGGMQFTTRLGKGSEANAHLEEAYRGGIPVEGLVEKEIKGGYDIKIAGSTRAFCPFSQIGLGRIDSEAVVGRNLAFRIIEFGEKGRNIIVSHRSILEEERRINAARLRESLTEGAVVSGTVTSIRNFGAFVDIGGIEGLLPVSEIAWGHIDDINERLRVGQHLEVVVMKLDWEKERFSFSLKNAQTDPWSMVTVNYPEGSVHLARIARLANFGAFATLGEGVDGLLHISALGRGRRINHPREVVQEGQEVEVRVDAINLDERRISLSLAATDVHEGSSPESGKEQAEDKENRQEFKHYLQEKRGAKKDSMGTLGELLAARFKK
- a CDS encoding outer membrane lipoprotein carrier protein LolA, whose translation is MMSSIRYGVIFFLVMVWQALLCPRALAVDADLSPQDVAKKIQATYAATKTLHAEFKQTTYSKMSARERLGAGTMILAKPGLMRWDYTEPDQQVFVCDGEKISMYFAKEKQMMVTPAKEYLESDVTYAFFTGKGDIQRDFVVTGPEEEDLAQPQETYELKLTPKQGHPQIDFISLWVGRKSFLMTRLKVTDKFGTVTDLVFSKLSINQEVPASNFHFTPPNGTEIIDK
- a CDS encoding metallophosphoesterase, with product MRIAILSDTHDNIPNLRAAVTYCTAYGVSAIIHCGDLISPFMLPVLAEFGGAVHLIYGNNAGDQHLISQRCGTALPTLTHHGVLGAIEAGGLKIAFTHYPEMARGLACQGRFDVVCCGHNHCYGVERHGDCLLINPGELLGAEVDPPCFAILESATKEVERVEIANSRSQGKSSA
- a CDS encoding diguanylate cyclase, with the translated sequence MTRILVAGSHILERQESRISLEAKGYQLIVATDIKTAVGLFLEDPPDLLIVERGFAGNGELDLVRVANACLQKTNIPIILVLPREEMVAGIDWRVLPVDDLLERPVAPEELLLRIQLAEARRNRVFDNNPLSKLPGNTSILNAIQNALADSEPMAVCYVDIDNFKPYNDHYGFSQGDEVILMVARVIVNVIDQVARQRSFVGHVGGDDYVFIVPEFKMVEVCEKVLANFEAVRNLFIAPEDVKKGGFVEKDRQGRETRFGLLSISIAVIPTGHGKFQHSGQVAAVATQIKHKVKALDGNNYLIDRREGYFPD